Genomic segment of Populus nigra chromosome 14, ddPopNigr1.1, whole genome shotgun sequence:
GTCATATTTCAGATAAATACTTCTGTTAACAATCTCTACTGTTTATGAAAAACTATTAATGACAGGGGGTTCATATGTAAGATACGAAACACACAAAACTTAACATGGTAAATTCATAATATAACAACAAACACTTGTAAATTTTCACGTGCCACgccttgtttctttcttttgtttcctctCATATCCatgaaaaaattagataaaggTGTGCTATTCTGCACCCTCAGAAACTACAACTTCTGTTGAAAAGAGATTGTGGTAAGATTAGTAATAAATAATCATATGGTTGCAGCCAAGCATTATAAAATATGATCTATCTTTGATTAAGTGGTTTGCCATGCCTCCCACCACGTCAATTACCTTCCATCAAACTTTCAATATACTTCTAAGCAACAAGACAATCCTAAACTTAATATATCTTCTACAAACCTAAACAAGACATTTTTGTGAACATGACTGGTGAATATTCCCAAAACATATACGGATCTATAACAATTTGCATAAGATCATTGAATAACAAAGGGTACCTTAATGTATGGCAAGGCGAAATATACTAGACCAACCTCGCTGCTGATACCAGTTGGATACAACAGCAAAAAGGTGCTGTACCTGAACAGCAGAGTTGGATATCAATGAAATAGCCATGTATAACTCAACCACTTCCAACTGATGAGTACAGATCCAAGTTATTATACCTGAGCCACATGAGCCATGAAGGTGCAAAACCAAGTACCTCCTTCACGCCAAAGAAAGAATACCGAATAATCTGCACAGTCAAGaatgaaaaaaacttttaaattggcCTATGgaaatttgaatttcttttccaTACCAGTCACTAAGAGAATACAAAACATCAGGCAAAAAGTATCTTGCAATTATAGCATATACCATGAAAAAGGTTGGAATCGGTCAAGTACAAGAAACTTGCGTTGAAGCAAAAGATCTTAATATCTTGTTTTTCCTGCCTAAATATTCTTAGCAAtgatttatgtattttaaatagGGCTTCTGTTAGCATCTTGGGTTTTCCTTTTCTGCATTCAAGTCAAGTTTCAAGCAAATATGTTATGTAGAACCATTTGATGGAGGAAAACATATACAAAGAGAACCAATCTCTGAAAACCCAATACTTCTAACAGTATCCATACCCTATCTTGAACATCTAACTAGGCTGCTACATAGAGGAACCAAAGCTATTACTGGATCGGGAAACCTAAATTCAAGAATACTACTCATaacaaaaaccatataaaacatgaaataaatggTTGGCTTCTGCTAAATAGGAAGCCCCTAATTAAGTAAGATTACTGAAACCTTTATTCTACATCGATTTGGGAGATCGGATGTTGCAAAATTAAGACCTAGTGGGAGAACTAATACATGGTGGGAACAAACAAAATGAGCAGTGAGAACAAAAAGTAAAGGAATATATATCAAGCGATCAGTTTCTCCACTAGATCACTGTAATTCTCTCATATACATGGTGCTCATCCTGTTCACGACCAACTGCCACAGATTCGTTCTGATCTACATTTCtaattgcttaattttttaaatcaaacaatcAAAATCATAGAACTGATGACACAAGTCACTTTGGACATGATACTTGCCTCTGTGATTGACCAGCTAATGACCAAAGAAGTAACAAGAAAGTGGGACCGAATCTGCAAATTACTCGAAACATAAGCATTTTCAGTTCAAAATTCTTCCCAATTACATCAATATTGGTAGTTTAAAAGGAAGAATAATTCCAACCTCAGGGAAACTATATAAGATGATCCATGTTAGATACAGTCTTGAACCAATCTGGGGCAGTGTTGCTGTTATTGGAGACCTCACCAACCCTTCATCATTGcacaaaaccaaacaaattttgaaaacaccaagaaaataataataacaaacaaaagtAAAGAAATTTGAGAAGGAGAAAATGTATCCACCTACTAGACCATGAAGAATCTACGCTccagaaagaaattgaaagcagCCCAGAAAAGAAAGGGTGCAAATTTAGACACTTCAATGGAGGGGTGGAAAAAACGAAGTGAAATGAAGTTGCATGCAGTTTCAGTGATGGAATACCTCCAAAACAGCAGCAGTTTGAGCGAGCTGAAGAGGCTTCTCGACAGCAATGTAGACATGCTCATGGCCCGAATCTTTTAACGTTTTCACAGCAAGAAACAACACCTGAGACCTGAAACAAGAACATCATAGTTCTTTTTACTGTCTACTTCATTGATAAGATCTAAGGGAAGAGTTGTGGCAAAATATGAAACTTGCCAGCCTAGGAAGACTGCCCAGTTATAGATCGTCAGGTACAGGCGCCTGAAGAGTGACAAAATCCTCGCCATTAATAACAAACAAGGCTAGATAGGGATTTGGAGCTGTAATACAGGggataagaaataaatataacagAGGCTGGCTACTGAAATTGATGAGATGCAGGTGGGTTTGTTGAGCTACTCAACTAATTTCAAGATATTAAATGCGTTCCCAAAACTTTTGGGTCAGCTCGTTTGTATTGCGTTTCATGGGGTgaacaaatattgattttttttatttaatttttatatatatattaacttaatattaaaaaaatattaaaaaattaaaaaaatattattttaatttatttcaaagtaaaatatattttaaaaaataactactatcttgtaaagtttgttttttaaaatattttttatttaaaaatatattaaaataatattttttatatatattaaaatatcaaaataatagataaacataaaaaaaattaaaatttcatgaaaaatcaatgcaactgaaactaaacaaaatataaattaactcgACATCTAATACAATTTAAtctgataaaattttaataaataagtatATTAACTTGTgattagattaaaataattaaaatttaatttaattttaaaaataaaataattttttttattttattttaaaaaaaataaatcttaaaataatatcattttatatttttaaccagCTGGATCGGGACTGGATCATGGCCGGAAGTGTCTAATAACTTGGTTAGTAACAGTGCAAGGAACATTATTGACATTAATTAAGTGCTCTAACTTGGTGGTTTATCTCAATTTATGACGGGTTAAGTAGTTGtggtgatattttaaaatatttttttattttaaaatattttaaaataattttttttatttttaagaaattatttttaatatcaaaatattaaaataatttaaaaataaaaatattattaatttaaaataaaaatattttttaaaaaatataattcatacacaaaaataaatagggcTCTGGAGCCATGACTTCGATGCTGCCACGAATTTAATACACAATTGGAatgattatttagtttttgCTAACATTTTCATTATAAAGATGTGTTTGATAAGAAGCTCCACCGTGGATAAGAAGCTCCAAGGCTTTTTTTAGCATGGAAACCACATG
This window contains:
- the LOC133672277 gene encoding very-long-chain (3R)-3-hydroxyacyl-CoA dehydratase PASTICCINO 2; this translates as MARILSLFRRLYLTIYNWAVFLGWSQVLFLAVKTLKDSGHEHVYIAVEKPLQLAQTAAVLEILHGLVGLVRSPITATLPQIGSRLYLTWIILYSFPEIRSHFLVTSLVISWSITEIIRYSFFGVKEVLGFAPSWLMWLRYSTFLLLYPTGISSEVGLVYFALPYIKGSEKYCLRMPNKWNFSFDNFYAAILVLGIYIPGSPHMYSYMLGQRKKALSKSKRE